One Actinospica robiniae DSM 44927 genomic region harbors:
- a CDS encoding 3' terminal RNA ribose 2'-O-methyltransferase Hen1 translates to MLVTITATRPPGAEWAATDLGYLLAKNPATVQSFSHGFGRSRVFYPEADEGRCTAALYLEIDPIGLIKSRNLDSADFSLSQYVNDRPYAATSLLAGAIGQVFRTAIRGTSKERPELAATALPLTLRLPVVPATPELIERLFTPLGWAVTATPLPLDPAFPEWGESRYCDVELSGEQRVSDALSQLYVLLPVLDGSKHYWIDAAEVEKLLRAGEAWLAGHPDRELITRRYLGRRPTLVRSALARLAESDEVPESELDNAVSEDADGESETVVDGAAGAVDAVGAAGAAGATADAEEPRVSLATQRHHAVVAALKDVGGKAVLDLGCGGGALLQHLLNDRYFREILGVDVSVRALQYAARKLRLERLPEAVASRLTLKQGSLTYTDSSLKGFDAAVLMEVIEHVDPPRLASLEHAVFGAARPGAVIVTTPNVEYNVRYETLEAGRLRHRDHRFEWSRDEFGVWARDVASQYGYEVEFRTVGEVDEEVGSPTQLALFRRSDAREQESGQAAGDAREGGKITGPTRSAESHAGTAADDATTAEATSAAATTAELTPAAPATAVSPRTAAPASAPAPAPTPAPTQAPTSATDAAKEAN, encoded by the coding sequence ATGCTCGTCACGATCACAGCGACACGGCCGCCTGGGGCGGAGTGGGCGGCCACCGACCTCGGCTACCTGCTCGCAAAGAACCCCGCGACCGTCCAGTCCTTCAGCCACGGCTTCGGTCGGTCCCGGGTGTTCTACCCGGAGGCCGACGAGGGCCGGTGCACGGCTGCGCTCTACCTCGAGATCGACCCGATCGGGTTGATCAAGAGCCGCAACCTGGACTCCGCCGACTTCTCGCTGTCGCAATACGTCAACGACCGGCCCTACGCGGCGACCTCGCTGCTCGCGGGGGCGATCGGGCAGGTGTTCCGCACGGCGATCCGCGGCACGTCGAAGGAGCGGCCGGAGCTGGCCGCGACCGCTCTGCCGCTGACGCTGCGGCTGCCGGTGGTGCCGGCCACGCCTGAGCTCATCGAGCGGCTCTTCACTCCGCTCGGGTGGGCGGTGACGGCGACGCCGCTCCCGCTCGACCCGGCGTTTCCCGAGTGGGGGGAGTCGCGGTACTGCGATGTCGAACTCTCCGGCGAGCAGCGTGTTTCCGACGCGCTGAGCCAGCTTTATGTGCTGCTGCCGGTGCTCGACGGGTCCAAGCACTACTGGATCGACGCCGCGGAGGTCGAGAAGCTGCTGCGCGCGGGGGAGGCTTGGCTGGCCGGGCATCCGGACCGCGAGCTGATCACGCGTCGGTATCTCGGCCGTCGGCCCACGCTCGTGCGCAGCGCGCTGGCTCGGCTGGCCGAGTCGGACGAGGTGCCCGAGTCCGAGCTCGACAATGCGGTGAGCGAGGACGCGGACGGGGAGAGCGAGACCGTCGTCGATGGCGCAGCCGGTGCGGTCGACGCCGTCGGTGCGGCTGGCGCGGCCGGTGCGACCGCCGATGCTGAGGAGCCGCGCGTCTCGTTGGCCACGCAGCGGCATCACGCCGTCGTCGCGGCGCTCAAGGACGTCGGCGGCAAGGCGGTGCTCGACCTCGGTTGCGGCGGCGGTGCGCTGCTGCAGCACTTGCTGAACGACCGATACTTCCGCGAGATCTTGGGCGTCGACGTCTCCGTCAGGGCCCTGCAGTACGCGGCGCGCAAGCTGCGGCTGGAGCGGCTGCCGGAAGCGGTGGCCTCGCGGCTCACGCTGAAGCAGGGGTCGCTGACGTACACCGACTCGTCGCTCAAGGGCTTCGACGCAGCCGTGCTGATGGAGGTCATCGAGCACGTGGATCCGCCGCGGCTGGCCTCGCTCGAACACGCCGTGTTCGGGGCGGCGCGGCCTGGGGCGGTGATCGTCACGACGCCGAACGTCGAGTACAACGTGCGCTACGAGACGCTCGAGGCGGGGCGGCTGCGGCACCGGGACCACCGGTTCGAGTGGAGTCGGGACGAGTTCGGCGTGTGGGCGCGGGACGTCGCCTCGCAGTACGGGTACGAGGTGGAATTCCGGACGGTCGGGGAGGTCGACGAGGAAGTGGGCTCGCCGACGCAGCTGGCGCTGTTCCGGCGGAGCGACGCGCGCGAGCAGGAGAGCGGGCAGGCGGCCGGAGACGCGCGGGAAGGTGGAAAGATAACAGGCCCAACGCGCAGCGCCGAATCCCACGCTGGTACCGCAGCCGACGACGCCACGACAGCAGAGGCCACATCCGCGGCCGCGACGACAGCCGAGCTCACACCCGCGGCCCCGGCCACGGCCGTATCCCCACGCACGGCCGCACCCGCATCCGCACCCGCACCCGCACCAACGCCCGCACCAACGCAGGCACCCACATCCGCAACCGACGCCGCGAAGGAGGCGAACTAG
- a CDS encoding polynucleotide kinase-phosphatase has translation MRTLTVPELSLVVLIGTTGSGKSTFAARHFLPTQVISSDHCRGLVSDDENDQSATPDAFALLHHLAGIRLRRGLLTVIDATNVQPKAREALVKVAREYDVLPVAIVLDVPEQVCRERNELRPDRVMGPHVISRQRRELRAHLRNLEREGFRKVHILHGVEEIDTAELAYEKAYNDKRELPGPFDVIGDVHGCRAELESLLVSLDYTLVRDEVGRAVDAVPPESRTAVFVGDLVDRGPDTPGVLRLVMGMVEAGHALCVPGNHENKLVRALTGRKVQVRHGLAESLEQLEREPEEFRKRVIDFCRGLISHYVLDEGRLVVAHAGLKESYQGRASGRVRSFALYGETTGETDEYGLPVRYPWAEEYRGSAMVLYGHTPVLEPAWVNNTLCLDTGCVFGGSLTALRYPERELVAVPAEQVWYEPVRPLASARVGRDPGVLDLGDVFGRRTVQTRFMGDLIVHEENSAAALEVMSRFAVDPRWLVYLPPTMAPVATSAREDVLEHPAEAFGYFGAAGVSRVVCEEKHMGSRAVVLVTRDAAGEAAAQRFGVTDGSTGVVVTRTGRPFFDSAAVTEDLLARVRAAATTAGLWDELATDWLLLDCELLPWSAKAMGLLRDQYAAVGAASRAGLGATIAVLEQGAARGLDLGTMIDDQRGRREAAESFTAAYGRYCWSTSGLDGVRLAPFQVLAAEGVVHAERDHGWHLEVLDRLCAADTSLFQPTARRVVDLEDAAAVAEATAWWEELTGGGGEGMVVKPFDALVRDGRRIVQPGVKCRGPEYLRIIYGPEYLEPRNLARLRRRWLGRKQSLALREYVLGLEALERFVAREPLYRVHESVFAVLALESEPVDPRL, from the coding sequence ATGCGCACCCTCACCGTCCCCGAGCTTTCGCTCGTGGTCCTGATCGGCACGACCGGGTCCGGAAAGTCGACATTCGCCGCCAGACACTTCCTACCGACCCAGGTGATCTCTTCCGACCACTGCCGTGGCCTGGTCAGCGATGACGAGAACGACCAGTCCGCTACGCCGGATGCTTTCGCTCTGCTTCATCATCTGGCCGGGATCCGCCTGCGGCGCGGGCTGCTTACCGTCATCGATGCGACCAACGTGCAGCCCAAGGCGCGCGAGGCTTTGGTGAAGGTCGCGCGCGAGTATGACGTGCTGCCGGTGGCGATCGTGCTCGACGTGCCGGAACAGGTGTGTCGCGAGCGAAACGAGCTGCGGCCGGACCGGGTCATGGGGCCGCACGTGATCTCGCGTCAGCGGCGCGAGCTTCGTGCGCATCTGCGGAACCTCGAACGCGAGGGCTTTCGCAAGGTGCACATCCTGCACGGCGTCGAGGAGATCGACACCGCCGAGCTCGCGTACGAGAAGGCCTACAACGACAAGCGCGAACTGCCCGGGCCCTTCGACGTCATCGGCGACGTGCACGGGTGCCGTGCTGAGCTGGAGTCGCTGCTGGTCTCGCTCGACTACACGCTGGTCCGTGACGAGGTCGGCCGCGCGGTCGACGCCGTGCCTCCGGAGAGCCGTACCGCGGTCTTCGTCGGCGACCTCGTCGACCGCGGTCCTGACACGCCAGGCGTGCTGCGGCTGGTGATGGGCATGGTCGAGGCCGGCCACGCGCTGTGTGTACCGGGCAACCACGAGAACAAGCTCGTGCGCGCCCTCACCGGTCGCAAGGTGCAGGTGCGGCACGGGTTGGCCGAGTCGCTTGAGCAGCTCGAGCGTGAGCCGGAGGAGTTCCGCAAGCGTGTCATCGACTTCTGTCGCGGCCTGATCAGCCATTACGTGCTCGATGAGGGACGGCTTGTGGTCGCTCACGCCGGGCTGAAGGAGTCCTACCAGGGCCGTGCGTCGGGGCGGGTACGCTCGTTCGCGCTCTACGGCGAGACCACCGGGGAGACGGACGAGTACGGGTTGCCGGTGCGCTACCCGTGGGCCGAGGAGTACCGCGGCTCGGCCATGGTGCTCTACGGCCACACTCCGGTGCTGGAGCCGGCGTGGGTCAACAACACCCTGTGTCTCGACACCGGCTGCGTGTTCGGCGGTTCGCTGACGGCTCTGCGCTACCCGGAGCGCGAACTGGTCGCCGTGCCGGCCGAGCAGGTCTGGTACGAGCCGGTGCGTCCGCTGGCGTCGGCGCGGGTGGGTCGTGACCCCGGCGTGCTCGACCTCGGCGACGTGTTCGGCCGTCGCACCGTGCAGACGCGGTTCATGGGCGACCTGATCGTGCACGAGGAGAACTCGGCCGCGGCCCTGGAGGTGATGAGCCGGTTCGCCGTGGATCCGCGCTGGCTCGTCTACCTGCCGCCGACGATGGCGCCGGTGGCCACGTCGGCCCGGGAGGACGTGCTCGAACATCCGGCGGAGGCCTTCGGCTACTTCGGCGCTGCAGGGGTGTCGCGTGTCGTGTGCGAGGAGAAGCACATGGGCTCGCGGGCCGTGGTGTTGGTCACCCGGGATGCGGCCGGCGAGGCCGCGGCGCAGCGGTTCGGGGTGACCGACGGATCGACGGGTGTCGTCGTGACGCGGACCGGGCGGCCGTTCTTCGACTCCGCCGCGGTGACCGAGGATCTGCTGGCGAGGGTGCGCGCGGCTGCGACTACGGCTGGGTTGTGGGACGAGCTCGCCACGGACTGGCTGCTGCTCGACTGCGAGCTGCTGCCATGGTCGGCGAAGGCCATGGGACTGCTGCGCGACCAGTACGCGGCGGTCGGTGCAGCGTCACGGGCCGGGCTCGGGGCGACGATAGCGGTGCTCGAACAGGGTGCTGCGCGTGGGCTCGATCTCGGCACGATGATCGACGATCAGCGTGGCCGACGCGAGGCGGCGGAATCGTTCACGGCTGCTTACGGTCGTTACTGCTGGTCGACTTCCGGCCTGGACGGTGTGCGGCTCGCGCCGTTCCAGGTGCTGGCGGCCGAGGGCGTCGTGCATGCTGAGCGTGACCACGGCTGGCATCTGGAGGTGCTCGACCGGCTGTGCGCCGCCGACACGTCGCTGTTCCAGCCGACCGCTCGACGCGTCGTCGACCTCGAGGACGCGGCGGCCGTGGCGGAAGCGACCGCGTGGTGGGAGGAATTGACCGGCGGCGGGGGAGAGGGCATGGTCGTCAAGCCCTTCGACGCGCTGGTGCGCGACGGCCGCCGGATCGTCCAGCCCGGGGTGAAGTGCCGCGGTCCGGAGTACCTGCGGATCATCTACGGCCCGGAATACCTCGAGCCGCGCAACCTGGCCCGGCTGCGTCGCCGGTGGCTCGGGCGCAAGCAGTCGCTGGCGCTGCGCGAGTACGTGCTCGGGCTCGAGGCGCTTGAGCGGTTCGTGGCGCGGGAGCCGCTCTACCGCGTGCACGAGTCGGTCTTCGCGGTGCTGGCACTCGAGTCGGAGCCGGTCGACCCTCGCCTCTAG
- the sigJ gene encoding RNA polymerase sigma factor SigJ, which produces MEPVRSQHPDDHPDADGVNAPTLTAQRPAPLEDEFLEHRPLLHAIAYRMLGSVHDAEDVVQDAYLRWISQDTAAVANPAGFLTTVTTRLCLDRLRSAAVRRELYVGPWLPEPLPTGSPYAWASTDFGADPATAAAMRESASIGMLLLLEQLTPAERAVFVLREAFELPYPQIAEIIEHSPESCRQLHHRARQRLATSSKRRGATPRQSDPARDKRIVEGFLAAARGGDFERLKALFHEDVVVYTDGGGKISAARNPISGSAKAARLYTHVIPKRYGEGTSFAFTWYNHAPALLVRRPTLTFVYIFDIDEDGRIAHLYMVANPDKLTHLDA; this is translated from the coding sequence ATGGAACCGGTTCGCAGTCAGCACCCGGATGACCATCCCGACGCGGACGGCGTGAACGCGCCCACGCTCACCGCTCAGCGGCCGGCCCCGCTCGAGGACGAGTTCCTCGAGCACCGGCCGCTGCTGCACGCCATCGCGTACCGCATGCTCGGCTCGGTCCACGACGCCGAGGACGTGGTCCAGGACGCCTACCTGCGCTGGATTTCGCAGGACACCGCGGCCGTCGCCAACCCCGCCGGGTTCCTCACCACCGTCACCACGCGGCTGTGCCTGGACAGGCTGCGCTCGGCCGCGGTTCGCCGCGAGCTCTACGTCGGGCCGTGGCTGCCCGAGCCGCTGCCGACCGGCAGCCCGTACGCGTGGGCATCCACCGACTTCGGCGCAGATCCGGCCACGGCTGCGGCCATGCGCGAATCGGCCTCGATCGGCATGCTCCTCCTGCTCGAACAGCTGACTCCGGCCGAGCGGGCCGTGTTCGTGCTGCGCGAGGCCTTCGAGCTGCCCTACCCGCAGATCGCCGAGATCATCGAGCACAGTCCCGAGTCCTGCCGCCAACTGCACCACCGGGCCAGGCAGCGCCTCGCCACCAGTTCCAAGCGCAGAGGTGCGACACCGCGTCAGTCCGATCCGGCGCGCGACAAGCGCATCGTCGAGGGATTCCTGGCCGCAGCACGCGGCGGCGACTTCGAGCGGCTCAAGGCGCTGTTCCACGAGGACGTCGTCGTCTACACCGACGGCGGCGGCAAGATCTCGGCCGCGCGCAACCCGATCTCCGGATCGGCGAAGGCGGCCCGCCTGTACACGCACGTGATCCCGAAGCGCTACGGCGAGGGCACCAGCTTCGCCTTCACCTGGTACAACCACGCGCCTGCGCTGCTCGTACGGCGCCCGACCCTCACGTTCGTCTACATCTTCGACATCGATGAGGACGGACGCATCGCGCACCTCTACATGGTCGCCAACCCGGACAAGCTCACGCACCTTGACGCGTGA
- a CDS encoding carboxymuconolactone decarboxylase family protein: protein MTQRLAWAKAAPGAYEAMSGLERYAKANVDPDLYELVKLRASHLNGCAYCVDMHAHDALKQGENLQRILLVGVWREAEDLYTAKERAALALTEEVTELSSSGGHGVGDEVWAAAAAEFDEVELTNLLTAIVTINGWNRFAVSTRMTIPTRTA, encoded by the coding sequence ATGACTCAGCGGCTGGCTTGGGCGAAGGCGGCACCCGGCGCGTACGAGGCGATGAGCGGCCTCGAACGTTACGCCAAGGCGAACGTCGACCCGGATCTCTACGAGCTGGTGAAGCTGCGCGCGTCCCACCTCAACGGCTGCGCCTACTGCGTCGACATGCACGCCCACGACGCGCTCAAGCAGGGCGAGAACCTGCAGCGGATCCTGCTCGTCGGGGTGTGGCGCGAGGCCGAGGACCTCTATACCGCCAAGGAGCGGGCCGCCCTCGCGCTCACCGAGGAGGTCACCGAACTCAGCAGCAGCGGCGGGCACGGCGTGGGCGACGAGGTCTGGGCGGCGGCCGCGGCCGAGTTCGACGAGGTCGAGCTGACGAACCTGCTCACCGCCATTGTTACGATCAACGGATGGAACCGGTTCGCAGTCAGCACCCGGATGACCATCCCGACGCGGACGGCGTGA
- a CDS encoding plasmid pRiA4b ORF-3 family protein: MSTDHHLGETEPLGGGEPSGRSEEPADPAPLPPARRSRRKPDRDAAPTPARAGGLDAAAFAAALLTDLARVAEREDPFAFELTVSGFAAILEGALPADAVADLVGRLEARADPLALAVLATLALITDGPAGAVAGRGAARLWRAGILPPFWFEELDRDVVAEECLSVRRPLGERILLCSFRRAGRRHAFAITLEDGQCPAFKRIAPLTAVEVPARLADLVAQLVPPGEIEEAETEPLSPAEARSQLESALRLRASHDAGLDLEARLEQWTEADDDPLAPPVPTMIPVLRHRVEHLPASAAGAGGPAGAELEFGAGLDLAFPDFPGAAGIELFIGAQPGPGATHSGFTAGRPAAYRSGKSPAASDAAASRIYRLRIDLKGAKPPIWRRVEVPGDLTLAGLHEVIQTVFEWEGSHLHVFETPLGEFGDGDVALGHRHDGEVTVDQILQGNAKIGYVYDYGDYWEHVIRVESVKEPEPGTVYPRCIGGRRAAPPEDCGGMARYQDSLRRHGDAGADVFDLAELDRRLHDGWHHPS; this comes from the coding sequence GTGAGCACAGACCACCATCTCGGCGAGACCGAGCCGCTCGGCGGAGGCGAACCGTCCGGCCGGTCCGAGGAACCCGCGGATCCCGCCCCGCTTCCGCCGGCCCGCCGCTCCCGCCGCAAGCCGGACCGGGACGCCGCCCCGACCCCGGCCCGGGCCGGCGGACTGGACGCGGCCGCGTTCGCCGCCGCGCTGCTGACCGACCTGGCGCGGGTGGCCGAGCGCGAGGACCCGTTCGCGTTCGAGCTGACCGTCTCCGGCTTCGCCGCGATCCTCGAGGGCGCCCTGCCCGCGGACGCGGTCGCCGATCTGGTCGGCCGGCTCGAGGCCCGGGCCGACCCGCTGGCCCTGGCCGTGCTCGCCACCCTCGCCCTGATCACCGACGGCCCGGCCGGCGCCGTGGCCGGACGCGGTGCCGCGCGGCTGTGGCGCGCCGGGATCCTGCCGCCGTTCTGGTTCGAGGAGCTCGACCGGGACGTGGTGGCCGAAGAGTGCCTGAGCGTGCGCCGCCCGCTGGGCGAGCGGATCCTGCTCTGCTCGTTCCGCCGGGCCGGGCGCCGGCACGCGTTCGCGATCACGCTCGAGGACGGGCAGTGCCCGGCCTTCAAGCGGATCGCCCCGTTGACCGCGGTGGAGGTGCCGGCGCGGCTGGCCGACCTGGTCGCGCAACTGGTTCCCCCGGGCGAGATCGAGGAGGCCGAGACCGAGCCCCTTTCGCCGGCCGAGGCGCGGTCGCAGTTGGAGAGCGCGTTGCGGCTGCGCGCGTCCCACGACGCGGGCCTGGACCTCGAGGCCAGGCTGGAGCAGTGGACCGAGGCCGATGACGACCCGCTCGCGCCGCCGGTGCCCACGATGATTCCGGTGCTCCGGCACCGGGTCGAGCACCTGCCGGCGTCCGCGGCCGGGGCGGGCGGACCGGCCGGGGCAGAGCTCGAATTCGGGGCGGGGCTGGACCTGGCCTTCCCGGACTTCCCCGGTGCCGCCGGGATCGAGCTCTTCATCGGCGCGCAGCCGGGCCCCGGCGCCACCCACTCCGGCTTCACCGCGGGCCGCCCGGCCGCCTACCGTTCGGGCAAGAGCCCGGCGGCGTCCGACGCGGCGGCGAGCCGGATCTACCGGTTGCGCATCGATTTGAAGGGCGCCAAGCCGCCGATCTGGCGCCGGGTCGAGGTCCCGGGCGATCTGACTCTGGCCGGCCTGCACGAGGTCATCCAGACCGTGTTCGAATGGGAAGGCAGCCACCTGCACGTGTTCGAGACCCCGCTGGGCGAGTTCGGGGACGGCGACGTCGCCCTCGGCCACCGCCACGACGGCGAGGTGACGGTCGATCAAATCCTGCAGGGCAACGCGAAGATCGGCTATGTCTACGACTACGGCGACTACTGGGAGCACGTGATCCGGGTCGAGAGCGTCAAGGAGCCGGAGCCCGGCACGGTCTATCCGCGCTGCATCGGCGGACGGCGCGCGGCTCCGCCCGAGGACTGCGGCGGCATGGCGCGCTACCAGGATTCGTTGCGGCGGCACGGCGACGCCGGCGCCGACGTGTTCGACCTGGCCGAGCTCGACCGGCGGCTGCACGACGGCTGGCACCACCCGAGCTGA
- a CDS encoding 5'-methylthioadenosine/S-adenosylhomocysteine nucleosidase: MTQTPVAFVIAMMEEAEGIFRLSSWEELSLSPFPVYRLAEGGTQAVVVVSGIGTTNAAAATQHVLDRFAPDRVVNLGLVGCLNHDIPIGAVHSVSTCAFFDVDVTAFGYKIGQIPETEVHEYPLSEPVEARSLPTAKLLSGDTFVTGRDGFHPELAGFAADFVDMELTAIAHTLLRNGQLDRLESYKAPSDYCDSDSPDAFDENMPYALSHLSAVADQILHAHGIGAGEPAGIAR; encoded by the coding sequence ATGACACAGACTCCGGTGGCGTTCGTGATCGCGATGATGGAGGAGGCCGAGGGCATCTTCCGGCTGAGCTCCTGGGAGGAGCTGAGCCTGAGCCCCTTCCCGGTCTACCGTCTCGCCGAGGGCGGCACCCAGGCCGTGGTCGTGGTCAGCGGGATCGGCACCACGAACGCGGCGGCGGCCACCCAGCACGTGCTCGACCGGTTCGCCCCGGACCGCGTGGTCAACCTCGGCCTGGTCGGCTGCCTCAACCACGACATCCCGATCGGCGCCGTGCACTCCGTGTCCACCTGCGCCTTCTTCGACGTGGACGTCACCGCCTTCGGTTACAAGATCGGCCAGATCCCGGAGACCGAGGTGCACGAGTACCCGCTGTCCGAGCCGGTCGAGGCGCGCTCGCTGCCGACGGCCAAGCTGCTGTCCGGCGACACCTTCGTCACCGGACGTGACGGATTCCACCCGGAGCTGGCCGGGTTCGCCGCCGACTTCGTCGACATGGAGCTGACCGCGATCGCGCACACGCTGCTGCGCAACGGACAACTCGACCGGCTGGAGAGCTACAAGGCGCCCTCGGACTACTGCGACAGCGATTCTCCGGACGCCTTCGACGAGAACATGCCCTACGCGCTCTCGCACCTGTCCGCCGTCGCCGACCAGATACTGCACGCGCACGGCATCGGCGCCGGCGAGCCCGCGGGGATCGCCCGATGA
- a CDS encoding PhzF family phenazine biosynthesis protein, producing MRMTVLVVRVFTDEAGSFGNELGVVLDAAGLPDELGPRLTAHLGFHETVFVDDLAHADLRIFAPTAELPLAGHPLVGVARVLADVTGRVPEVLRPRLVDPVETWQDGELTWIRANTASAPEFAFTQLDSPAEVEALSLPVPGQAPKDQFWAWIDEPAGELRARTFAEALGMGEDEATGSAALLQAQRHGRELTIRQGRGSVLHARPAPQPGWSEVGGRVVDEQERVVEL from the coding sequence ATGAGGATGACTGTGCTGGTGGTGCGGGTGTTCACGGATGAGGCCGGAAGCTTCGGCAACGAACTCGGCGTGGTGCTCGACGCCGCAGGGCTGCCCGACGAGCTCGGACCGCGGCTGACCGCGCACCTCGGCTTCCACGAGACCGTCTTCGTCGACGACCTCGCGCACGCCGACCTGCGCATTTTCGCCCCCACGGCGGAGCTGCCGCTGGCCGGCCACCCGCTGGTGGGAGTGGCCCGGGTGCTGGCGGACGTCACCGGACGGGTGCCGGAAGTCCTCCGGCCGCGGCTGGTCGACCCGGTGGAGACGTGGCAGGACGGCGAGCTGACCTGGATCCGGGCGAACACCGCCTCCGCGCCGGAGTTCGCCTTCACGCAGCTCGACTCGCCCGCCGAGGTCGAGGCACTGAGTCTGCCCGTCCCCGGCCAAGCGCCGAAGGACCAGTTCTGGGCGTGGATCGACGAGCCGGCCGGAGAACTGCGGGCGCGGACGTTCGCCGAGGCGCTGGGCATGGGCGAGGACGAGGCGACCGGCTCGGCCGCGCTGCTGCAGGCGCAGCGCCACGGCCGCGAGCTGACCATCCGTCAGGGCCGCGGCTCGGTGCTGCACGCCCGCCCGGCGCCGCAACCGGGCTGGTCGGAGGTCGGCGGGCGCGTGGTGGATGAACAGGAGCGCGTCGTCGAGCTCTGA
- a CDS encoding GNAT family N-acetyltransferase, with amino-acid sequence MVDRDATDARAAAAADLAADAEVAGAGVDRELDVDVDREVLVGGVNEVVREGGTVRRPAGPWSETVQRLLAHLAASGFAGAPEPLGFSEDGREELVEFLPGEVGHDFAAPQVRSDASLVAVAKLLRGLHDASATFVRSDADVWYMPPREPAEVICHGDAATYNTVFRDGVPVAFFDFDTAHPAPRIWDAAYTAYRFVPLYAPDEAELTQPVDEARRRIALFADAYGLTDAERAALPAAAAERLRAHVALMRSQAAAGNAAFARHVAEGHDRRYLTDAEWIERVYGGVLRSERLALRPVRPDIDHAWLLAHWTELDVRRFLHDGELLTPDEIATEIAESVRSFAEGGYGLWLIEPIDGDAGMDADPNAGTDMTGATTGADVTADAIAGAGAAADGTAGADVTADPIPSADGGSLAAAASRGHRRCLGTVGIRPLDDLGLELYYSLAPDAWGRGYATEAASMVRDHALAALGLPELLAEVDADNSASAAVIAKLGMVPFDVVPGLLGPMTRYRTVSSPTTTA; translated from the coding sequence ATGGTTGATCGAGATGCCACGGACGCCCGTGCTGCTGCCGCTGCGGACCTTGCTGCTGATGCTGAGGTGGCTGGTGCCGGCGTCGACCGGGAGTTGGATGTGGACGTCGACCGGGAAGTGCTCGTCGGTGGCGTGAACGAGGTCGTGCGCGAAGGAGGCACTGTCAGGCGTCCGGCTGGACCATGGAGCGAGACGGTGCAGCGGCTGCTCGCGCACCTGGCCGCGAGCGGCTTCGCGGGAGCTCCGGAGCCGCTCGGGTTCAGCGAAGACGGCCGCGAGGAGCTCGTCGAATTCCTGCCCGGCGAGGTCGGGCACGACTTCGCCGCACCGCAGGTGCGCAGCGACGCGTCGCTCGTGGCCGTGGCCAAGCTGCTGCGAGGGCTGCACGACGCCTCGGCGACGTTCGTCCGCAGCGATGCAGACGTCTGGTACATGCCGCCGCGCGAACCGGCCGAGGTGATCTGCCACGGCGACGCCGCGACGTACAACACCGTCTTCCGCGACGGCGTGCCCGTCGCCTTCTTCGACTTCGACACCGCTCACCCCGCGCCGCGCATCTGGGACGCGGCGTACACCGCGTACCGCTTCGTGCCCCTCTATGCGCCGGATGAGGCCGAGCTGACGCAGCCGGTCGACGAAGCGCGCCGCCGTATCGCGCTTTTCGCCGACGCGTACGGCCTGACCGACGCCGAGCGTGCAGCGCTGCCAGCAGCAGCGGCCGAACGCCTGCGCGCCCACGTCGCGCTGATGCGAAGCCAGGCGGCAGCGGGCAACGCTGCATTCGCCCGGCACGTCGCGGAAGGCCACGACCGCAGGTACCTGACCGACGCGGAGTGGATCGAGCGTGTCTATGGAGGTGTGTTGCGCAGCGAACGGCTCGCGCTGCGGCCCGTGCGCCCGGACATCGACCACGCGTGGCTGCTGGCCCACTGGACCGAGCTCGACGTGCGCAGATTCCTGCACGACGGCGAGCTGCTGACGCCCGATGAGATCGCGACGGAGATCGCGGAGAGCGTGCGCAGCTTTGCCGAGGGCGGATACGGCCTCTGGCTCATCGAGCCGATCGACGGCGACGCGGGCATGGACGCAGACCCGAACGCGGGCACGGACATGACCGGCGCCACCACTGGCGCCGACGTCACCGCCGACGCCATCGCCGGTGCCGGTGCTGCCGCTGACGGCACGGCTGGGGCCGACGTCACCGCCGATCCCATCCCCAGCGCTGACGGCGGATCCCTTGCCGCCGCTGCTAGCCGCGGCCACCGCCGCTGCCTCGGCACGGTCGGCATCCGCCCGCTCGATGACCTCGGACTCGAGCTCTACTACAGCCTCGCCCCCGATGCGTGGGGCCGCGGCTACGCCACCGAGGCCGCGAGCATGGTGCGCGACCACGCGCTCGCCGCGCTCGGGCTGCCCGAACTGCTTGCCGAGGTGGACGCCGACAACAGCGCGTCCGCCGCTGTCATCGCCAAGCTCGGCATGGTCCCGTTCGACGTGGTGCCCGGCTTGCTCGGCCCGATGACGAGGTATCGCACCGTCAGTTCGCCCACCACCACGGCCTGA